The following coding sequences lie in one Rickettsia hoogstraalii genomic window:
- a CDS encoding RMD1 family protein: protein MSDLVTNLKKIGLEPQHFDDVLYIRKEINKDSDFIEIFFFPFGCVTIWGGDEIQEKIVLNDTDLVTVNKLKEPVSDYIYFEYNTEVEKTFIDEEKNKIILADKSVFVKLSISHALAQSIKLSVLEQSVSNLIVQTTPIQQELARTGSVSLSKKEILQQIGILFNERYSISLHSDIFDTPEFFWRRPSYEPLYLMTAEFQDIEIRQNIMNHRLNMIHELLDILSNDLNYKHSTKLEWIIIILIGLEVVLSLSHTNLFLKIIGAL, encoded by the coding sequence ATGAGTGATCTAGTTACTAATTTAAAAAAGATTGGTCTTGAGCCTCAACATTTTGACGATGTTTTATATATTCGGAAAGAGATAAATAAAGATTCTGATTTTATAGAGATATTTTTCTTTCCGTTTGGCTGTGTAACTATTTGGGGCGGCGATGAAATTCAAGAAAAAATAGTTTTAAACGATACTGATTTAGTAACAGTTAATAAGCTTAAAGAGCCGGTATCTGATTATATTTATTTTGAATATAATACAGAAGTCGAGAAAACATTTATTGATGAAGAAAAAAATAAAATAATCTTAGCAGATAAATCAGTCTTTGTTAAACTTTCTATTTCCCATGCTCTTGCACAATCGATTAAACTTAGCGTTCTTGAGCAATCCGTTAGTAACTTGATTGTTCAGACCACTCCTATTCAGCAGGAACTAGCTAGAACCGGCAGCGTATCGCTTTCAAAAAAGGAGATATTACAGCAAATAGGTATATTATTTAACGAGCGTTATTCAATCAGTTTGCATAGCGATATATTCGATACTCCGGAATTCTTTTGGCGTCGTCCGAGCTATGAGCCTTTATATCTTATGACGGCAGAGTTTCAAGACATAGAAATACGGCAAAATATAATGAATCATCGTCTTAATATGATTCACGAGCTTTTAGACATTCTTTCAAATGACCTTAATTATAAACATTCTACCAAACTTGAGTGGATTATTATTATTTTAATCGGTCTTGAAGTTGTCTTGTCGTTATCTCATACTAATCTTTTCTTAAAAATTATCGGAGCTTTATAA
- a CDS encoding sodium:solute symporter family transporter — protein sequence MPNIDLLIFTSFLAINLLVGLLNIKNIKNIREYAIGKRNFSTGTIVATLIATWIGTSTFLIDNSRIYTDGLFYLLPSILGSVVSWLLISYFIAPRFENFLGRLSAAEIIGEAYGNKVRILTSIVSILMSIGRIAMQFHVASLILQLFFNISNFYIDLCIATVIISYSAFGGVKSVTFTEAVQFFTYSAIIPVIGIVVWNVFSDPHIVIDSNVQTRLTDLQGLFHYTSPKFWISLNIFIYFAIPSLSPSIFQRILMAKDTKQISKTFFISAIICLCLSALFIWIVILLLSQDPSVNTNELFLRIIKSYIGFKGLIVGVIMAMIISSTNSYINVAAVTFTNDIIKKASLNYNYITAITIGLIGFIISLYTKDLINLFLLLTSIYLPLITLPLILLIYGFKSSAKSFFIGMIAAILTIILWQVFSLRAVLGIYPILPATIVNLIFFLGSHYILKQPGGFNSLKEPLAVKIIKQERKRKFLTLFRDLKNFNIFKYWESTLPNQEITYSYVGIFILISMFSSLYTTSGSKIMNHLEIYNIIYHTTLITAAILITYPLWSLKFKKNYIISLSWFVATFVILIFFGSLLVISNSFDQLQLMCSIINLLIIATIFRWQATLLMTVTGVFASIEFYKYFMDEKLLISIDSFQFKIVYFLTLFSSLLIVFLKPRQEQERLVNLKNTHLGNRVNYREQELEKLLDLKHEFLRNINHEINTPLTGIISLGETLWANYDKFNEDQRRGAVEIIAKSSIRLNSLINNILDFSKLSSLNYELNKEDINLSELLHERIKICKKLYLNGKTLNFVSDIEENIIFNCDPHYIKHTFDNLIINAISYCSEGIIKIDLHSQEDNILFSIKDDGIGVLKEELQSIFGVFVVSFKTRTPAGGRGVGLALCKKVIELHAGKIWAENDKQGKTQFIFTMPL from the coding sequence ATGCCAAATATAGATCTCCTCATTTTTACTAGCTTTTTAGCAATTAATTTGCTAGTTGGACTTCTAAATATCAAAAATATAAAAAACATTCGCGAATATGCGATAGGAAAAAGGAATTTTTCAACAGGTACGATAGTTGCAACTCTTATTGCTACTTGGATCGGTACTAGTACTTTTTTAATCGATAATTCAAGAATATATACGGATGGGTTATTTTACTTATTACCTAGTATACTGGGTAGCGTAGTTAGTTGGTTATTAATTAGTTACTTTATAGCTCCTCGTTTTGAGAATTTTTTGGGTAGATTATCGGCAGCGGAAATAATAGGAGAGGCTTACGGTAACAAAGTTCGTATTCTTACGTCGATAGTTAGTATATTAATGTCTATAGGTAGAATTGCCATGCAATTCCACGTAGCAAGTTTAATATTACAGCTATTCTTTAATATTTCAAATTTTTACATAGATTTATGTATCGCCACCGTAATAATAAGCTATTCTGCTTTTGGCGGTGTAAAATCGGTTACTTTTACCGAAGCCGTACAGTTTTTTACCTATAGTGCAATTATTCCGGTAATAGGAATTGTCGTATGGAATGTTTTTAGCGATCCGCATATAGTTATAGACTCAAACGTACAGACTCGTCTAACTGATTTACAAGGATTGTTTCACTATACTAGTCCTAAATTTTGGATTTCTTTAAATATTTTTATATATTTTGCGATTCCGTCGCTTAGTCCTTCAATTTTTCAAAGAATATTGATGGCAAAAGACACAAAGCAAATATCAAAAACTTTTTTTATTTCGGCAATTATTTGTCTTTGTTTATCCGCCTTATTTATTTGGATTGTAATATTATTACTATCTCAAGATCCAAGTGTTAACACTAATGAATTGTTTTTACGGATTATTAAAAGTTATATAGGATTTAAGGGGTTAATTGTCGGTGTTATTATGGCAATGATAATCTCAAGTACTAACTCTTATATTAACGTTGCAGCGGTAACTTTTACTAATGACATCATTAAAAAAGCTTCATTAAATTATAATTATATAACCGCAATTACTATAGGATTAATAGGTTTTATTATATCACTCTATACGAAAGATTTAATAAATCTATTTCTATTGTTAACTAGTATCTATTTGCCGCTAATCACTTTGCCGTTAATTTTGTTAATATACGGTTTTAAATCAAGCGCCAAAAGTTTTTTTATCGGTATGATTGCTGCAATATTAACTATTATATTGTGGCAAGTATTTTCTTTAAGAGCAGTTTTAGGTATTTATCCGATATTGCCTGCAACTATCGTAAATTTAATCTTTTTCCTTGGAAGCCATTATATTTTAAAGCAACCAGGAGGGTTTAATTCTTTAAAAGAGCCGCTAGCCGTTAAAATAATCAAGCAAGAGAGAAAAAGAAAATTTTTGACTTTATTTCGTGATCTTAAGAATTTTAACATCTTTAAATATTGGGAAAGCACCCTACCAAATCAAGAAATTACTTATAGTTATGTCGGTATATTTATTTTAATATCGATGTTCTCATCTTTATATACCACATCGGGTAGTAAAATAATGAACCATTTGGAGATATATAATATTATTTACCATACCACCCTTATCACTGCTGCAATATTAATCACTTATCCTTTATGGTCTTTAAAATTTAAAAAGAATTATATTATATCTTTATCTTGGTTTGTTGCTACTTTCGTTATATTAATATTTTTCGGTAGTTTACTTGTTATATCAAATAGTTTTGATCAGTTGCAATTAATGTGTTCGATAATTAACTTACTTATAATTGCAACGATATTCAGGTGGCAAGCTACTTTACTTATGACCGTTACAGGCGTGTTTGCAAGTATAGAGTTTTATAAATATTTTATGGATGAGAAGTTATTAATTAGCATAGATAGTTTTCAATTCAAAATAGTATATTTCCTAACCTTATTTAGTAGCCTTTTAATAGTATTCTTAAAACCAAGGCAGGAGCAAGAAAGATTAGTTAACCTAAAAAATACTCATTTAGGTAATAGAGTTAATTATAGAGAGCAGGAATTAGAGAAGTTACTTGATTTGAAACATGAGTTCTTACGTAATATAAACCATGAAATCAATACGCCGCTAACTGGTATTATTAGCCTTGGTGAAACCTTATGGGCTAATTATGATAAATTTAATGAAGATCAGCGTCGTGGTGCCGTAGAGATTATAGCTAAAAGCTCTATTAGATTAAATAGCTTGATAAATAATATTCTAGATTTTTCAAAATTATCCAGTCTTAATTATGAATTAAATAAAGAAGATATAAACTTAAGCGAATTACTACATGAAAGGATTAAAATATGTAAGAAATTATATCTAAACGGCAAAACCTTAAATTTTGTATCTGATATTGAAGAGAATATAATATTTAACTGTGATCCTCATTATATTAAACACACATTCGATAATCTAATAATTAACGCTATTAGCTATTGTAGTGAGGGAATAATAAAAATTGATCTACACTCTCAAGAAGATAATATCTTGTTTAGTATAAAAGACGATGGAATAGGAGTACTGAAAGAGGAATTGCAGAGTATATTCGGCGTATTTGTCGTAAGCTTTAAAACACGTACACCAGCAGGAGGTAGAGGAGTAGGGCTTGCTCTCTGTAAGAAAGTAATAGAACTGCACGCCGGAAAAATTTGGGCAGAAAACGATAAACAGGGCAAGACCCAGTTTATTTTCACGATGCCTTTGTAA
- a CDS encoding LD-carboxypeptidase has translation MKKIIFNKQRDLISIIAPASGCPDASDKLKEAIKILALHGFKTLIDDKIFLGDELPFFAAPKEERLRMFKEAMENERVKIIWAFRGGYGCSEFIEDCFNIKQKGDKILIGYSDITVLHLLLNNHYNIPTIHGSVLTSLLPPTNQAIMPIIDILEGKKSEIQLTPINKISEENITDKITGGNLTVFSKLIGTSIDLKKGNILLLEDVNEKAYAVHRNLVQLKNAGIFDDIEAIIFGDFTKGDVFVEQAIKSFCLNHIPHIEAYKADEIGHGEVNHPVIMNHEVIINSNVLSFTSPFEIVENK, from the coding sequence ATGAAAAAAATTATTTTTAACAAACAACGAGATTTGATATCAATTATAGCACCGGCGTCAGGTTGTCCGGATGCTAGCGATAAATTAAAAGAAGCTATTAAAATACTAGCTTTGCATGGTTTTAAAACTTTAATAGATGATAAGATTTTTTTAGGTGATGAATTGCCCTTTTTCGCTGCTCCTAAAGAGGAAAGGCTGAGAATGTTCAAAGAAGCTATGGAAAATGAGCGGGTTAAAATAATTTGGGCTTTCCGTGGTGGATATGGATGCAGTGAATTTATAGAAGATTGTTTTAATATAAAGCAAAAAGGGGATAAAATCCTGATAGGCTATAGCGATATTACCGTTTTGCATTTATTACTAAATAACCATTATAATATCCCAACTATACACGGTTCAGTATTAACCTCGTTACTACCGCCTACTAATCAGGCTATTATGCCTATAATAGATATTCTTGAAGGGAAAAAGAGCGAAATACAACTTACACCTATAAATAAAATTAGTGAGGAAAATATAACCGATAAAATAACAGGCGGCAATTTAACAGTTTTTAGCAAATTAATAGGAACTTCTATTGACTTAAAAAAGGGTAATATATTACTGCTTGAAGACGTTAATGAAAAAGCCTATGCCGTGCATCGTAATCTAGTTCAATTAAAAAATGCCGGTATATTTGACGATATAGAGGCAATAATTTTCGGTGATTTTACTAAAGGTGATGTGTTTGTAGAACAAGCTATAAAAAGTTTTTGTTTAAATCATATTCCGCATATAGAAGCTTATAAAGCTGACGAAATAGGGCATGGAGAGGTAAATCATCCGGTTATTATGAATCATGAAGTAATTATAAACAGTAATGTTTTAAGCTTTACTAGCCCTTTTGAAATAGTAGAAAACAAATGA
- the hemC gene encoding hydroxymethylbilane synthase, producing MTNSIRIGTRKSPLALTQTNLVIQQIKQFFPDINCEIVPIITSGDLIQNKPLYDIGGKALFLKEIEQALLDKKIDLAVHSLKDVPGRIPEELVIAAVLEREDPRDVFVCLNYKSIEELPQNAVIGSSAVRRKAFIQKIRPDLKVMVFRGNVDSRIKKLMNGEVDATILAYAGLKRLGVFNPEYCHLIEYSQMLPCIGQGVIAVEIRQNDNAMLEICNQINHIPTFELIKPERAFLEYLDANCRTPIAAYSQYLDADTIKNNFMLGNLDCSKITFHTEVTNINTSKEAGIKAAKMMLNQLDK from the coding sequence ATGACAAATTCTATCAGAATAGGTACAAGAAAAAGTCCGCTTGCTTTAACACAAACTAATTTAGTTATTCAGCAAATCAAACAATTTTTTCCTGATATTAATTGTGAAATAGTACCCATTATTACTAGTGGTGATTTAATCCAAAATAAACCATTATACGATATAGGAGGTAAAGCTTTATTTTTAAAGGAAATAGAGCAAGCTTTACTTGATAAAAAAATTGACTTAGCCGTTCATTCTTTAAAAGACGTACCTGGTAGAATACCCGAAGAGCTAGTAATTGCTGCTGTTTTAGAGCGTGAAGACCCCAGAGATGTTTTTGTATGTTTAAATTATAAATCCATAGAAGAGCTGCCACAAAATGCCGTAATAGGTAGCTCGGCAGTACGAAGAAAAGCATTTATCCAAAAAATAAGACCGGATTTAAAGGTAATGGTTTTTAGAGGAAATGTTGATTCAAGAATAAAAAAGCTAATGAATGGTGAAGTTGATGCAACAATTTTAGCATATGCAGGGCTGAAAAGGTTAGGGGTGTTTAATCCGGAGTATTGCCATTTGATAGAATATTCACAGATGTTACCGTGTATAGGGCAGGGAGTCATTGCAGTTGAAATACGACAAAATGATAATGCTATGCTTGAGATATGTAACCAAATTAATCATATTCCTACCTTTGAACTAATAAAACCCGAAAGAGCATTTTTAGAATATCTAGATGCTAATTGCCGTACACCGATTGCTGCTTATTCGCAGTATTTAGATGCCGATACTATAAAAAACAATTTTATGCTCGGTAACCTCGATTGTAGTAAAATAACTTTCCATACCGAAGTCACCAATATAAATACTTCAAAAGAAGCGGGTATAAAAGCTGCTAAAATGATGTTGAATCAACTGGACAAATAG
- a CDS encoding alpha/beta fold hydrolase, with the protein MKEEGIKANYSFIRNYRLNRLKEDSICKLNWLFLPGGPGMGANYLIDFVSKLDLQGSLYIGDFPGDGDNRNTEEISYEDWKAGLIEVINRLAPCILVTHSFSGMFSLTIDNLENILTGLVIMSSTPNNPWTKETATKYNLPDISDDLKELYANPTDNQLKN; encoded by the coding sequence ATGAAAGAGGAAGGGATAAAAGCTAATTATTCATTCATAAGAAATTATAGGTTAAATAGATTAAAAGAAGATAGTATTTGTAAACTTAATTGGCTTTTTCTTCCCGGCGGTCCTGGCATGGGAGCTAATTACTTGATTGATTTTGTATCAAAATTGGATTTACAAGGTTCATTATATATAGGTGATTTTCCTGGGGACGGCGATAATCGTAATACTGAAGAAATAAGTTATGAAGATTGGAAAGCGGGCTTAATAGAGGTAATAAATAGATTAGCACCTTGTATACTCGTCACCCATTCTTTTAGTGGTATGTTTTCATTAACTATAGATAATTTAGAAAATATATTAACCGGTTTAGTTATAATGAGTAGCACTCCGAATAATCCTTGGACAAAAGAAACTGCTACTAAATATAATTTACCGGATATAAGCGATGATCTAAAGGAGTTATACGCAAACCCAACAGATAATCAATTAAAGAATTAA
- the trpS gene encoding tryptophan--tRNA ligase has translation MKKTVLSGVQATGSLHLGNYLGSIRNWVKMQEEYNCFFFLADLHAITVDIKPSELNNSIMGVLAVYLAAGLNPDKVTIFAQSMVKEHAELAWLLNCVTPLGWLKRMTQFKDKAGSDQEKACLGLFSYPVLMAADILIYKADIVPVGEDQKQHLELTRDIAGVINRKFDKEILKVPEPLINGSGTRIMSLRDGLKKMSKSDISDFARINLKDDNDLIHQKIKKAKTDHLSFVSYDKEARPEISNLLDIYRSLSEESLEKIIDNYQNQGFAKFKEDLAEIIITNLQPIRDKYLELMNDKEYLLKILRSGAEKARIRASETVNEVKEQFGFVI, from the coding sequence ATGAAAAAAACTGTTCTTTCCGGTGTGCAAGCAACCGGTTCTTTACACCTCGGTAACTATTTAGGTTCAATTAGAAACTGGGTTAAAATGCAGGAAGAATATAATTGTTTTTTCTTCTTAGCGGATTTGCATGCTATCACGGTTGATATTAAGCCCTCAGAACTTAATAATTCAATTATGGGGGTTCTTGCCGTTTATTTAGCAGCAGGGCTTAACCCCGACAAAGTAACGATTTTTGCCCAAAGTATGGTGAAAGAGCATGCAGAACTTGCTTGGCTACTAAACTGTGTTACACCGCTTGGATGGTTAAAGCGAATGACGCAATTTAAAGATAAAGCAGGAAGCGATCAAGAAAAAGCTTGCCTTGGGTTATTTTCCTATCCGGTACTTATGGCAGCGGATATATTGATATATAAAGCCGATATAGTACCTGTCGGTGAAGACCAAAAACAGCATCTAGAACTAACAAGAGATATTGCAGGGGTGATAAATAGAAAATTTGATAAAGAAATTCTAAAAGTTCCTGAACCGCTAATTAATGGTTCAGGTACAAGAATCATGAGTTTACGGGATGGATTAAAGAAAATGAGTAAATCTGATATATCTGATTTCGCTCGTATTAATTTGAAAGATGATAATGACCTTATTCATCAAAAAATAAAAAAAGCCAAAACTGATCATTTAAGCTTTGTTAGCTATGATAAAGAAGCAAGACCGGAAATTAGTAATTTATTAGATATTTATAGAAGTTTATCTGAAGAAAGCTTAGAAAAAATAATCGATAATTATCAAAACCAAGGCTTTGCAAAATTTAAAGAAGATTTGGCAGAAATTATTATTACAAATCTACAACCGATACGTGATAAATATTTAGAATTAATGAATGATAAAGAATATTTATTAAAAATACTACGCAGTGGAGCAGAAAAAGCAAGAATTAGAGCCTCTGAAACGGTTAACGAAGTGAAAGAACAATTTGGATTTGTGATTTAA
- a CDS encoding lysophospholipid acyltransferase family protein: MLWRLRILSFYGLLSLFTFIFFLICYIPVTFFNVNYQIRYRIAIIFSYAFVWLAKICCGLKYEVDGLEKLPKTISIVVSNHQSFWDQMFMQLIIPKHSWVLKRELFNIPLLGWGLRMVKPIAVDRGTNSSVAQILREGQEKIKKGLWLIIFPESTKVPPDRTVKFKPSAVKLASITKVPIVMMAHNAGLFWPRGFWFKQPGTIKVKIIGVIEKEEIEQTDVRILNDKVEQIINSEKQKLLN; encoded by the coding sequence ATGCTTTGGCGTTTAAGAATTTTATCATTTTACGGATTATTATCGTTATTTACATTTATTTTTTTTCTTATATGTTACATACCCGTAACATTTTTCAATGTCAACTATCAAATAAGATACAGAATTGCCATTATCTTTTCTTATGCTTTTGTGTGGCTTGCAAAAATTTGTTGCGGTTTAAAATATGAAGTAGATGGGCTTGAGAAATTACCAAAAACAATCTCAATAGTCGTGTCTAATCACCAATCCTTTTGGGATCAAATGTTTATGCAACTGATTATTCCTAAACATTCTTGGGTATTAAAGCGTGAATTATTTAATATACCCTTGCTTGGTTGGGGGCTTCGGATGGTTAAACCTATTGCGGTTGACCGTGGTACTAATAGCTCGGTTGCTCAGATTTTAAGAGAAGGTCAGGAAAAAATAAAAAAAGGGTTGTGGTTAATAATATTTCCGGAATCAACTAAAGTTCCGCCTGATAGAACGGTGAAATTTAAGCCAAGTGCCGTAAAGCTTGCTTCAATTACTAAAGTTCCAATTGTAATGATGGCTCATAATGCCGGTTTATTTTGGCCTAGAGGGTTTTGGTTTAAGCAGCCTGGAACTATAAAGGTAAAGATTATAGGTGTAATAGAAAAAGAAGAAATAGAGCAAACTGACGTACGTATACTTAATGACAAGGTTGAGCAAATTATTAACAGTGAAAAGCAAAAATTATTAAATTAA
- a CDS encoding host attachment protein produces the protein MVSTASLKLIAVIDSKQMMLYDALGIKITTNKPLKLSLDLEEHHHHREKRQSLYQNKSTPASLFEPHTSLKDIEHKEAARSVIKHLEKVTTADQAKYKELIIVAEPQMLGCVRQELKNGLKKMITKEIAKDLVQHSADAVERAVFS, from the coding sequence ATGGTAAGTACAGCATCGTTAAAATTAATTGCAGTTATCGATAGTAAGCAAATGATGCTTTACGACGCGTTGGGGATTAAAATTACTACTAATAAACCTTTAAAATTATCTTTGGATTTAGAGGAGCATCACCACCATAGAGAAAAAAGACAAAGCCTTTACCAAAATAAATCTACACCGGCTTCGTTATTTGAGCCGCATACTTCGCTAAAAGATATAGAACATAAAGAAGCAGCAAGGAGCGTTATTAAACATCTAGAGAAAGTAACTACTGCTGATCAAGCTAAATATAAGGAATTGATTATTGTAGCAGAACCGCAAATGCTTGGATGTGTTAGACAAGAGCTTAAAAACGGTCTAAAAAAGATGATTACTAAAGAAATCGCTAAGGATTTAGTACAACATAGTGCAGATGCAGTCGAGCGAGCAGTATTTTCTTAG
- a CDS encoding alpha/beta hydrolase, which translates to MPQIYFNGPEGRIEGRYAKATSPNAPIALVLHPHPLYEGNMNNKVVYNAYKILADNGYTVLRINFRGVGGSQGKFDNGVGEVVDAGAALDWLQQNNPSAQSNLILGFSFGAWIAMQLVMRRPEINHFIAISPPVNTIHKYDFSFLSPCPIPGFILQGDNDSIVSADDVKDLANRLSKQQSHIKVDYKIINGADHFFRYKTEEFSKAINDYLITIQSNYHYHNNNVNEEVSKSQKKLFLY; encoded by the coding sequence ATGCCGCAAATTTATTTTAACGGTCCGGAAGGACGAATTGAAGGAAGATATGCAAAAGCTACCTCGCCTAATGCTCCTATTGCATTAGTTCTTCATCCTCATCCTTTATATGAGGGTAATATGAATAATAAAGTAGTTTATAATGCCTATAAAATTTTAGCAGATAACGGTTATACCGTCTTACGTATTAATTTTAGAGGAGTAGGGGGATCGCAAGGTAAATTTGATAATGGAGTCGGTGAAGTTGTTGATGCTGGGGCAGCTCTCGACTGGTTACAGCAGAATAACCCAAGTGCTCAGTCCAATCTGATATTAGGCTTTTCTTTCGGAGCGTGGATAGCTATGCAGCTTGTAATGAGACGTCCGGAAATAAATCATTTTATTGCTATTTCGCCGCCGGTTAATACAATTCATAAATATGACTTCTCATTCCTTTCACCTTGTCCCATCCCAGGATTTATATTACAGGGAGATAATGATAGTATAGTATCGGCAGATGATGTAAAAGACCTAGCAAATAGATTATCTAAGCAACAATCCCATATTAAAGTTGATTATAAAATTATCAATGGGGCTGACCATTTCTTTCGTTATAAAACTGAAGAATTTTCTAAAGCAATAAATGATTATTTAATAACGATCCAATCTAATTATCATTACCATAATAACAATGTAAATGAAGAAGTTAGTAAGAGCCAAAAGAAATTATTTTTATATTAG
- a CDS encoding RND transporter yields the protein MRGNYVVIDEAISGVCYYFMRLPRSLRLLARFCCVDR from the coding sequence TTGCGAGGAAATTACGTAGTAATTGACGAAGCAATCTCAGGAGTTTGTTATTATTTCATGAGATTGCCGCGTAGCCTACGGCTACTCGCAAGGTTTTGTTGCGTGGATCGGTAA
- a CDS encoding tetratricopeptide repeat protein: MFRLLLICATFLLLYFGFTLIESFDSKVFISLYDYNIETTLFFSLILGLLLLVSCFIVIRFLILIIDLPSKIHNIFNKRKINHDRYTLILAFAEYIMSNKAKSASIARKNLSSEDLKDSQEFYNLILAVTEEDVDRKISYFQKLITSKEFVFYGSKNLAKLYYDKSLYEKAENYATKAYNFNELDSDNLITLMRCYARLSLWTKFIFITNKLAKFHKHESMPEIAEYYLLAAKQEVESNNTANAIDYLETAIDLNFYNDELLEFYFNLNDKLNVNKKTKILKDAFRIIPSLKLVQLFKKFTSLSDRQIYEELTQELDAKKDEILILAIEAYLEL; encoded by the coding sequence ATGTTTAGGTTATTATTAATATGTGCTACTTTTTTACTACTTTATTTCGGGTTTACTTTAATAGAGAGCTTTGATTCAAAAGTTTTTATTAGTTTATACGATTATAATATTGAGACTACTTTGTTCTTTAGCCTTATTTTAGGGTTATTATTATTAGTTTCTTGTTTTATTGTCATTAGATTTCTAATATTGATTATCGATTTACCGTCTAAAATACATAATATTTTTAATAAACGAAAAATTAATCATGATAGATATACTTTAATTTTAGCTTTTGCCGAATATATTATGAGTAATAAAGCTAAATCTGCTTCTATTGCCCGCAAAAATTTATCTTCTGAAGATCTAAAAGATTCACAAGAATTCTATAATTTAATCTTAGCCGTAACTGAAGAGGATGTAGATAGAAAAATTTCCTATTTTCAAAAACTTATTACATCTAAAGAATTTGTTTTTTACGGTAGCAAAAACCTAGCAAAACTTTATTATGATAAATCCTTGTATGAGAAAGCAGAAAATTACGCAACAAAGGCTTATAATTTCAATGAACTTGATAGTGACAATTTAATTACTTTAATGCGTTGTTATGCTAGACTTTCTCTATGGACGAAATTTATTTTTATAACAAATAAGCTCGCAAAATTTCATAAACATGAGTCTATGCCGGAAATTGCTGAGTATTATTTATTAGCAGCAAAGCAAGAAGTAGAAAGTAATAATACAGCTAATGCTATAGATTATTTGGAAACAGCTATAGATTTAAATTTTTATAACGATGAATTACTAGAATTTTACTTTAATTTAAATGATAAGCTTAATGTTAATAAAAAGACCAAAATATTAAAAGATGCTTTTCGTATTATCCCTTCTTTAAAATTAGTGCAGCTATTTAAAAAATTTACTTCTCTATCAGATAGGCAAATTTATGAAGAATTAACTCAAGAGTTAGATGCTAAAAAAGATGAAATATTAATTTTGGCAATAGAAGCTTATTTAGAATTATAG
- a CDS encoding palindromic element RPE2 domain-containing protein — MQKFDSLFKSKNIFFIAIVIFVLSSFTFYHNRADILKLFKSENKDLSQIPDQAVENKENTAEEKEAAPLLSTKSLLNYVSSLKFPEAPTNLVEPKLETIVNSASFGYKEQGAKPITNRRATSDDVGGWGSIDYTNYLLNVNLLIYNFMQDKDYSKELKTVYFNWLPLDIKNILNNLEAYNNNYLFSKSSSTEVIFPTNHKWLEKFIKIEKKPSVMIIKEQDKALILEKLNYLIDFLYSEKFMQEFVNKDV; from the coding sequence ATGCAAAAATTTGATAGTTTATTTAAAAGCAAAAACATCTTTTTTATAGCAATAGTAATATTTGTCTTATCCTCTTTTACTTTTTATCATAATAGAGCCGATATTTTAAAACTGTTTAAAAGTGAAAATAAAGATTTAAGTCAAATTCCTGATCAAGCAGTAGAAAATAAAGAAAATACTGCAGAAGAAAAGGAAGCAGCCCCTCTATTATCTACTAAGTCGCTTTTAAATTACGTAAGTTCTTTAAAGTTCCCTGAAGCACCGACTAATTTAGTAGAACCAAAATTAGAAACTATAGTCAATTCAGCCTCATTCGGATACAAGGAACAAGGAGCGAAGCCTATAACTAATAGGAGAGCGACGAGTGACGATGTAGGCGGATGGGGATCAATTGATTATACTAATTACTTATTAAATGTAAATCTATTAATATATAATTTCATGCAAGATAAGGATTATAGCAAAGAACTAAAAACAGTATATTTCAATTGGTTACCTCTAGATATAAAGAATATTTTAAATAACTTAGAAGCATATAATAATAATTATCTTTTCTCGAAATCAAGTAGTACGGAAGTAATTTTTCCTACCAACCATAAATGGCTGGAGAAATTTATCAAAATTGAGAAAAAACCTTCTGTTATGATAATAAAAGAACAAGATAAAGCTCTAATTTTAGAGAAATTAAACTATCTAATCGATTTTCTTTATTCAGAAAAATTTATGCAGGAGTTTGTAAATAAAGATGTTTAG